attttgttTCGGCTCATACTTCTACCCTCACAGGATTCCTTAGTCCTGCTCTAGCCAGTTCCTCAACTGCCTCAGTTTGAGTAGCTGAAAAGAGACCAGTTCTTCGGAGCTTAGGTAATCGAGACATAATATCATTTATCTGCTTCTGGAACCCCATATCCAATAGCCTATCAGCCTCATCTAAAATCAAAATCTGCAACAATTATCGACGAAATGACCCTCTGTCAGCCATATACACAATCAAATTCCATGAAACAAATTTCAATCAAATcccaaaaaatcaaatttcaatcaaatcccaaaaaatcaaatttcaatcaaatcccaaaaaatcaaatttcaatcaaATCCCATCAAATGCGACTCCATTTACAAATGCATTACCTCAAGGTTCCGCAAATCCAAGCCATCAATGCGTTCCATAATGTCGAATAGTCTTCCCGGTGTCCCGATCAACAAGTTGGCTCCTTCCTCCTCAATTTGTTTCATGTCTGATTTCACTTGCCCTCCACCAACCAAAAGCACACACTTGATATTCGGCAGCGTCGAAATGAAGGGTTTTGCGACATTGTATATTTGCGAAGACAGCTCCCTCGTCGGAGATATAATCATTCCCATCACCTGCACAAgcacaaaattttctttttcattctgTTTCTCTTCCATTTTTCGGCAACCAAACAATGTCTAGCAAgtaaacattttattttctcggcaaccaaacaatgTCTAGCAAgtaaacattttattttctcggcaaccaaactgTGTCTAGCAAGTGAAacgaaagaaaaataattaatggTGTGGAGCAGACCTCTTGAGGTTTTGGAGTGGTTGAAGCTCGCCGGAGTATCTCCACCATCGGGACCACGAATGCTAGGTCCTTGAAGCTGCACAGTAAGGGGATTGTGGCGGCGTGAATCGGAGTGCAGAACTCGAACCCGCCTTCGGACAGGGCTTCCAGAACCAGTTCGGAGAGCGGCGGCTTCAGGTCGCAGAAGCGGGTGTCGCTCAAGGCGCTGTTGGGGTTGGAAGAGTCGGCGTCCATGGCTTTCTGTTTTTCTTCGCGGTTCGCACCGTTAGGCTTTCGGCGGTATAAAGGTTTCTCCTATATTCTCAACGACCTGTCGTTTTAGGGTGGGCATCAAAACGCCCAACCGGGCGATCCAAATTGTCACGTGCGGTTTCGTTCGGCCCAACTTTGGTTCAAATAAAATGTGATACGTATCCAAACCGGGCCGTGCGGACCATGTCGTTTGGTTGAAGGCAATGCCACGAGGAATGTCGGTTTTTGTCACAAGTGAAGACtgatgttttcatgcttcagaGCACCAAGAATCTCAGCGCCATTGATGAGATTGTAAGCGAGTTTCTGTGAGCTCGGTGGCCAGCAATGGAAGTCCGACTCGGTTTTCTGATATGGGTTACGGTCATCTTAACGATTTTGGACCGAGTTAACTCGGTCTCCGCTAGCTGCCATTTCAGTGTCGTCGACGATGACAAGCTCTATAACTACACTTTGGACTCTCCCATCCCTTTCTTCCCTCACGGCGTCCAAAGCGAAGAtgggtactctctctctctctccctccccatTTCTCTCGCCATTTCTCTGCTACTTGATATGGGTTTTCGGATTATTCATGATTGTTAATTGTACCTTGTAATTTCAAGTTATTTCTTCTCACTTTCAATGATTTTATTCAATCTTTTAAAGCtgaaatttgatgcaatttgtGGAACATTTACCTCATCTCCATGTATTTTTCTTGTGGGCTTTGATATGCATGTCGTCCAACTGTTTGATTGCTGTGGTTTTGCTATGAGCTTTATGATTTCTATGTTAAATACATGAAGTTCTTGAAGTTGTGCAAATTAACGTGCTTCTGTCCTATTAAGCATTTTCGAAactggttttcaatttttcattaagCCGGCTTAATGTTCATTTATTCGAAAGAGATTCGGTTGAGCCATTCTGGCTTCTCTAGTTTGAAATTGGGTTGTATCTTAAACTGTAATAGTTGTATGGTACATTATGGTTCAAGGGGTTGCGGAGGTTCTTCGTGCTCTTGAGCTATGGTCCTATGGACATCGGTTGTATTCTAGCTGATATACATTGAAAGCATTCTCTTATTTACGGGGGCATTTGTGATGCATTTTTTCAATTATCAATTTGGTCAAGCAAAATTCATTTTTCCTTGATGTTAAACTTCATTACTACAGGTTCTACAAGGTGGCAGCAAATGAGACTGTGCTCTGGTTTCAGGTTCGCTCCATCAGGTCACACCTTTGTGTTTTTTACTGATATTTTGTACGACTATGATCATGATAATACCACAATGcagttgtttgtttttttctttaatggATATCATGCTAACTTTTACAAGCATAAGCCTTATTAATGCCACTAGGTTCATTATTGAGTTTGTTTCCTTGACTGTCTGGAGCAGCTTTGCAATGGAATGATTTTCAATCACGACCCACCTAGATGTGTTGATTGCTGGGTAGATTTCTCAGCTCTGTTACTGTTATTTTCTTTATGTTGATATGGAAGGAACTGAGACTGGTGCAATTTTGTAATACTTGCACTTATTTACTTGGTACTTAGTTCCTCCCTATATTTTGATCCGTGAGGGAGCCGCTCCGGATGGTTTGCTCTAATTTTCTCTATCTCTGCCTCTAAAGACAAAAGAGAGGGTTAGAGAGATATGGGAATTTGGAAATTGACAGCTAAAGCTGGCACTTACACTGCTAGCTAAAACAACATGAGAGTTTTTCTAAATTTGAAATCTACGGAATTTAATAGAATATTGCTACAGCTTTCAAAGGTCCTAATTGTCATttgctttcttttatttttcatgaatctGATGCTTgcataacttttattttggatTCCATTACGGATAATTCTTTTTAACAATTGACCCGAGTATTACTGTTCACATATAATTCCAGGCTCTTGACTCAGGGTGTAATGGGCAGAGGtagctttttgttaaaaattggATAAAACAAAGATAAAGATAGTAAAATATACTTCCTAGTTCCTACCCTAATTTCTATAGAATATCTTATTTATTTGACTACATTATCGAACATTGCAGGATTGTGTGGGGGCATCATGCTGTGATATGGGTTCTAGTGCGCTTGTGTCAAACAACATAGGAGGTACAGATGCTTTAATGTTTCATATGATTAATGACATAGCCCTCTGTGTACTTTACTGTATCTATTTCCTGTTGGTAAAATCGGAAAAAGGAATTCACATTCTATTGCTTATGTATGATAGTGGTAGTCAGTGACTCAATCATGTTTGGGAATAATCAAATTAATTTCTTTCAGATATTTCCTTCTATTGCCTAGCTCTGCAGAAGTAGATGTTTAATTTGGACATGTTCTGGAGCAAATAAAGCTTTAAGGGTCGTGATCAGATGTCGCTCTTGCAAATTATATTGTGTTAAACAGTAGCTATTCATAAATAGTCTGAAAAAAATTTGTGACAGCTGAACTGTTTAATGACATCCTATGCTCTGTGGCTTCAAACAAAATTCCTCTTAATTTTATGTTATGGTGTGCTTTGGTCCATTAGAAATTGGGAGCCTGTGGTGCCCTCTTTTTAGTTTCGAACAGAGCAGGAGACTGAGACCTATCTCATCTAATTTGGATTGAAAATTGTTCTATCTTGGAAGATTGTATTTATTCTTCTAAAATGAACCAAGCGGTAACTGCAGGTTACGATGTGTGCACTACCATTGGGCGTGCCTCAAGCATGGACATGAACATAATCGGTGAGAtctcttttctatttttcttggAATCTCCCCCagatataaaattgaatgatacTTTCAGGTTTCCATTAATGTAGCTTGAATATGGCATTGCACAAATATGTATGGACATTCATGCTTTCTGACCTTCACAATTGATTTGGTTTGAGAATAAATTTTCCGAAGATTTATGACTTCCTTGTTTTGGCAGACAGGAAGAATCCTAACACTGGTGTCATTGTTAAGATGTCAAGTAGTGGCCTGAAGTTCAACTGTTCGCTCTCTGTGTCTGTAATATGTGATCCAAATAGAGTTCAGGCAAGACCTTATACAAAATCGTCTGCATAATTTGAAGTGATCCTGGAATTCTGACATGCTTGGTTGATGATCCAGTTTCTTGTCTTTCTGTTTTACAGGGGCCACATTTACTAGAGAAAACTGGGAAATGCGACTACGTGAGTCCTTTCAGTTTAAGAATATCTTCATTTCTCCTTGCCTATCACTTAATCTTATAGAAGATGGGAGTTTACTTTGATAAAGTTGTCCATGGAATAGCGATATTTTGTCCATATTCTATGAACTGTACAGTGTATACTTTAGAGTATAGACCTCTGGCCCCCTGTCTTCAGCTTTTGTATACTAAGCTTCTTACCTGATTTAATAAGTTCCTTTAGCTTGAATCTTCCCTCGCCTTGATCTCCAgccaaatttattaattaaactaATATGATTTGAATGGTAAACTTGTTTGGAACTGAATATGTGCTCAACCTGTTTCATTTTCCTGCTTATCATTAGTGCGCTTCTTTGTTGACTGAAGATGTGTCGAACCCTTTTTTCTTTCCCAGCTGGTGGCACTTTATCCTTTAGGCTTTGTTTTTGTGTATATGGTTCAGGTGGTGGTATTGACTATTGAGAAAAACCAGTAAACTAGCTAGTGTTTGCTGTTGTGAATGTATGAAATCATAGATTTCAAAATAGGGATGCATGAAGCTTTGAAATGCATAGCACTGGCTCTCTGTTGACAGTTCATTTTGTGACATTGAAAGCGGATTTGCAGTGTGTATGAACAATGTATAAAGTATGAGGTTCATAATATCTTCTCTATCTGACAGGCTACAGTATTAACGCATCCTTCTGGCTGTGCCAAGATTGAATACGTGCATGGAAGAGCGTGGGGCTGGTTTGGTACCTTAGGAATCATGTAAGAGTCAAATTTATTTCCAAAGCGATTTTCTATGTCTACTGTTGAAGTTTTTCTGAGTCATCGTAAGTGATTGATAATTGATCTTTATTTCAGAATCTTATGCCTTTTTGGAGCTTATCTGCTGGTTGGGGCAGCTTATCGATATATAAAACTTGGAGTTCGTGGAATACACGTATGTTCCTCAATTAGATCAGCTTCTTGCACACAAACTATTTTGTTATGCTTGCGTTTTGTCCATTCATCTGTCTTGAAATTGTTTTATGAATAGGTCCATCTATTTGCTGTGTATCATTTTGAAATGGAATTCaagttttcttaaaaatcgatcTATAGAGGAAGAACTAATATATGTCAATGAGTCAGGTAAAATGGTGGTCATGAATTACACATAGGAAACTGggtgatacacacacacacatacacacacacagtgtgtgtgtgtgtatcataCAGTGGATGATCTAtggaaggaaatattgaagggGAGAGAGAACCAAAACACGTGACCTTTGGGCAAGGGAATTCAAACTTGTGACAGTCATGGAATAGGGAATGAAGCCACATGTTCCTTTTACCATATTACTATAATTCCATATGTCACGTTGGAGTCAAAATCTATTCATTTTTTCTCACTTTTTGTGGCAGCATACTATTTAGAACATATAACATCAGTTAGATCACATTGCAATAGCAGAAAAAATCTTACTCGTAACTGGTACTCTAGAATCTGGTCAAGGTTCTAAAGTGCTCCTTCGGAGTTTAAATTCTGGTAATTTAACTATGATTCGGTGCTTGTCCTCATTTCAGATTATACCAAACTTGGACTTTTGGACCACCTTACGTCAAAGTACCCAGGTATTCTACTTAGGTTTATACTTCTAGTGATGTGGCACAGATATAAACAAGTTTCAATTaaattgcctttttctttttcttaagcTCTCAATATATTGTTAATAACTGCTGCATCTTCTCCTTCCAGAGTCTGTTTGCATCCTTACTGCACAAATTTAGGGGATCTTCTCATGGTCATCGAAGCACCTATTCTCCTGTCAACTTTTGAGCATAGAGATATTTGTTTTAGGTTAAGCTGGTGACTTCATTTTGTATCATCTGTGCTCTGCCATCAACGTTTGgcaaacaagagaaaatgggtCAGTATGCAGCAACAGCGTAGTGAAAGCTAGCACTTAAGCTCAGCATGCACCATCATAAAAATGGTGCCTTCTCCGTCTCACCTatcctttccatctttttttTCAGTCACGAGTCATATTTTAGTTGTAATGTAAAGAAATCCTCCTTACCAAGTCCTCGTTTACTTGTTATTTTCTTCGTACATTGCTCGGCTGCTGTTCAGGCAATTTTGGATGAATGTTTCCTCAAGGATTTTAATATTTCTCTGGATAAAATGAAAGGTGAACACATTGGATGTTGAGTATCGTGCATTATCTTGCCAGTTGAATTATATGGTACCGTGCGACTATATTTTAGTATCTGATTTATTGAAATGTGAATATCTTGCTTATATGCAGTCTAAATTGACGGTTCTGATTCAGATGTTTGAAAAGATACCGTCACTGGACAGATATTTGTATGGTAGAATTATGTTAGTAATATGGTGATGTGGTGGGAGAAAGGCTCTTTGGAGTGTTATCCGATTCACAGAAATCCTCATGAATTGAAAGCATTGAAGGCTTACCTTATGTGCCATTATTTGTCTACTGATTCTGATGTGGCTAGTTAACACATTGTCGAGGTTCTTTGAAAGGCGCCAGAAGACACAGCAACTGCTAGTTGTATGGAAGAAGATGTCTGAAAGGTATAATAGCAAGGGTGAAGATTCTTTTCCACAACTCTTTGATACATGAAGTACAACCAGCTTCAATTGTCTGCCTCATTTCGAATTTTCCATTTGCAATGTGCTCCGTGTCTCTTCAGCCTCAGGTACGAATTTATATCGTTAACTTTTGCAATGAGATTTTATGCGTTTTGAACTTCTGTGTTTTAGGAGGGATGAATAGTATTTTCTTGGCTAAGATTTCTGGGGTTTATGTATTGtgaactctttgttctttttcctcttcatgGTTTGGCGGGGAAAGGAAGGGGGTCCGGGGGTCGACGTGTTGGGTTACCAAGCCCACGATGAGTTGTCCTAAGTCTATTAGGAATTATAGTcttagaggattaaattgtttacccaattggagttgttaTCCCAATCAGGGTGGTTTTTCCAATTGGAGAAGGATGCATAACTAGGTTCGAATTATGATCGTAATCCGTATTAAATACAACCTTTATTATGTCTATGTAAGGGGCTATTGCACTAGTTTGGAACGGGAGCAAAACAATAAGTTGTATACCACTCAAGGAGTCAGAGTGAGAGAATATTGTAAGAGCAAAGTGTGTgcgagagaaaaagaaaagagaaaaatagtgtatttcttgttcttgatcTTTCAGGTTTTTTCGTCAGGTTCTTAATTCTAGAAACTTGGCAAGATTCTTCGTTAtactcattattgatatagtgaaaAATTGTTGTTAATGCCCCGTGGACATTAGCACATATAGCCGAACCACCTTAATCcttggtgttatttatcttagttatttattttaagttttcgAGTTTTGTTCATTTTTTCCATTCTTAAAACTCGATATTCACAACATAACAGTTAAGTACAATAATGTTTATTAGCATTTACTTTCTGAGCTTTATTGGCAAAGAGACAATCAAACTTTCTTGTAAGAAAGATTATGCACTTGAATGTGATGATGGAAACTTGTAAGAGAAACAAaataattggttaattaatttgGTAAGTTTAGTTGTTGGTCACatcattttattatttgttgTATTATTGAGTGAGAATTAAGAAAGCAAAGCAGGTGAGTGCCAACCACTTCTCTACCTAAAACCAAtatttcatctctctctctctctcatgattGGAAAGGAGAGAGAATTACTTACCTTAGAAGCCAAGGGAGAtcatgtttttcttttgggaCCAGAAATGGTACTTGATTTAATGATTTCCCAAAGCACAGAAATTCCCTACGTTTGGATTTCATTATTGCCTTTAATAGAAACGtaatacaaaaaagaaaatacgaaGAGATTTCTCAGTGTGCTGGAATTCATCAGTTGTAATATAATTGGTTGAAtacttgaataaaaaaaaattatcaattgtattattactcTTTTGTGTTTGGATCGTGTTCTTAGCACACTGACCGTGACATTTATAATGTTTCAAATTATATAACCCATCTCAAACGACCAAATTCTTATATATTTATTCTTCTCACACGATGAATCTCTATGGACCTCCGTCTCATATATTTCAACCAAATTAGATCACACCTTCAAATACAATTATACGATTTCACATGAGACTAATGAAGCCACCGCcgctctcctcctcctcctctgccGCCGCCGTCTTCCGCAAGGCTCGACTCTCTCCCTACCTCTTCACTCTCCTCGTCTTCATCCTCTTCGTCTGCGTCCTCTACGGCGAGGATCTCACCTGCATTTTCGGCCAGCAGCTCCAACTCACCTCCAGCTCAGACCCAATCGTCATCAGAACAGGTGAGTCAACCCACCCCATTCCACCGAGTTAACcaattgaaactttgcaatttAC
This region of Malus domestica chromosome 07, GDT2T_hap1 genomic DNA includes:
- the LOC103427491 gene encoding uncharacterized protein isoform X2, encoding MEVRLGFLIWVTVILTILDRVNSVSASCHFSVVDDDKLYNYTLDSPIPFFPHGVQSEDGFYKVAANETVLWFQDCVGASCCDMGSSALVSNNIGGYDVCTTIGRASSMDMNIIDRKNPNTGVIVKMSSSGLKFNCSLSVSVICDPNRVQGPHLLEKTGKCDYATVLTHPSGCAKIEYVHGRAWGWFGTLGIIILCLFGAYLLVGAAYRYIKLGVRGIHIIPNLDFWTTLRQSTQSLFASLLHKFRGSSHGHRSTYSPVNF
- the LOC103427491 gene encoding uncharacterized protein isoform X1; amino-acid sequence: MEVRLGFLIWVTVILTILDRVNSVSASCHFSVVDDDKLYNYTLDSPIPFFPHGVQSEDGFYKVAANETVLWFQLCNGMIFNHDPPRCVDCWDCVGASCCDMGSSALVSNNIGGYDVCTTIGRASSMDMNIIDRKNPNTGVIVKMSSSGLKFNCSLSVSVICDPNRVQGPHLLEKTGKCDYATVLTHPSGCAKIEYVHGRAWGWFGTLGIIILCLFGAYLLVGAAYRYIKLGVRGIHIIPNLDFWTTLRQSTQSLFASLLHKFRGSSHGHRSTYSPVNF